The DNA sequence TgacccacccaaaggacatccagccaacttgacacaactgtgggaaacatggAGTcatcatgggccagcatccctgtggaacaattGACACCATGAGGCTGTTctcaatattaggatggtgttccCAATGTTTGGTATATATCTACAGACTAGATCATATCATCCTTTTCTCTCCATTTGCCCAACATTAATACACTATGGGCCGGTTTCCCGGACTCAGGTGAAGCCTACACTAAAAATCACTTTCATTGGGAGGTTCTCCATTGTGGACTAAGCTTCACCTGGGTCCAGGAAACCGGGCCCACATAAAACACATTGCATAGGATATAATCTGTTAACCAGCTCCTCATTGCCCAGCCATAATACCGTAATTATAAAATATCTCAACTCAGTGTAAACATAAAATGGTATCAACAACTATACTGCAGAAGTAAGCCACTTATTAATGTGGTATAAAGTTGTCATGTCACTGTTTCAGTTACATAGTAAAATAGTCTCAAATGTAACTTCCATCAATAATATGCACCATAGATAAATTACTTGGAGGATATGTCTGCAGTTCACCTGGCAGTTTTGTTCAGAATTGAAAAGTTGTGATCGTTTTTTTGCTTTATATGAAAGTGTGTCAGAGTACCCAATTTAAAGGCATTTTCATTCAATATGGTATAATCTGATGGCAAAGACACTCGCTAGCACTCTTGGCTTTCGCTGCACATGGAGGTGACCCCAGCCTTGGACAGGAACAGCTTTCCGCtaggacagacacacacttcGTAGAGTACCTGAGCGTTTCCAGACACCCCTCCATGTCCCAGGGGGAGACTCGGCAGACGCACCGTCTCGGCATCCAGAATTACCTACACAGACAACAAAGGGCGGGGTCAGACGCAGAACATACCATTGCTGAAACACATACATTTACACGCCACTGCAGaaacacatacatttacacaccactgcagaaacacatacattacacaccaCTGCAGAAACACATACATTACACGCCACTGCAGAAACACATACATTACACGCCACTGCAGAAACACATACATTACACGCCACTGCAGAAACACATACATTTACACGCCACTGCAGAAACACATACATTACAAGCCACTGCAGaaacacatacatttacacaCCACTGCAGAAACACATACATTTACACGCCACTGCAGAAACACATACATTACAAGCCACTGCTGAAACACATACATTACGCCACTGCAGAAACACATACATTACAAGCCACTGCAGAAACACATACATTACAAAGCCACTGCTGaaacacatacatttacacaccactgcagaaacacatacatttacacaCCACTGCAGCCACTGCAACACATACATTACACGCCACTGCAgaaacacatacattacacaccactgcagaaacacatacatttacacaccactacagaaacacatacatttacacaccactacagaaacacatacatttacacaccactacagaaacacatacatttacacaccactacagaaacacatacatttacacaccactacagaaacacatacatttacacaccactgcagaaacacatacatttacacaCCACTACAGAAACACATACATTTACAAGCCACTGCAGAAACACATACATTTACACGCCACTGCAGAAACACATACATTTACATGCCACTGCAgaaacacatacattacacaccacggcagaaacacatacatttacacaccactgcagaaacacatacatttacacaCCACTGCAGAAACACATACATTTACACGCCACTGCAGAAACACATACATTTACACGCCACTGCAGAAACACATACATTACAAGCCactgctgaaacacacacatttacacaccacTGCAGAAACACATACATTTACACGCCACTGCAGAAACACATACATTACAAGCCACTGCTGAAACACATACATTACACGCCACTGCAgaaacacatacattacacaccaCTGCAGAAACACATACATTTACATGCCACTGCAGAAACACATACATTACACGCCACTGCAGAAACACATACATTACAAGCCACTGCTGAAACACATACATTACACGCCACTGCAgaaacacatacattacacaccaCTGCAGAAACACATACATTTACATGCCACTGCAGAAACACATACATTACACGCCACTGcagaaacacatacatacacaccactgCAGAAACACATACATTTACACGCCACTGCAGAAACACATACATTTACATGCCACTGCAGAAACACATACATTTACACGCCACTGCAGAAACACATACATTACACGCCACTGCAGAAACACATACATTACACGCCACTGCAGCAGAAACACATACATTACACGCCACTGCAGAAACACATACATTACAAGCCACTGCTGAAACACATACATTACACGCCACTGcagaaacacatacatacacgccaCTGCAGAAACACATACATTACACGCCACTGCTGAAACACATACAATTACACAACACTACTGAAATGCATTTACATGCCATTAGGGGACAGCATGACTGCTATTTATAAATATCAAGGCCAGTGAGTAAATGTACATGTCTCTGCCACATGTAGTGTAAAATGTAAGTACAGTACTGTCAGTCAATAGCAAGTAAATCACACATTGCCTCACCAGTCCTTCACTGGAGTGCAATAGAATATCCATGTTAGATGCCGCCTCGATGTTCCCGGCCAGTGCTTTGACAAAGACTCCCTTTGGTGCATCCATGCTGAGAGAGCGGGTTGGAGACTCCAGCCTGGAACACACAGGAGAACATCAGTTTGATCAGTTCCACGTGTGACTGTGATGAAAGAATCAACAAATTGCATGGAATTAAGAGTTCATATTTCATATCGGCCTCTTCCAAGAGGTCAGTGATTATTAGATTCAACATCTACCTCAAGTCTTTGAAGGGCTCAGCTCTGAGCAGGGGTGTCTCTACAGAGTGTTCAAACTGAGCACCTTCTGGACctaaataaaaacaaacacagTAAGTGGATAGTTAATTACAATGAAACATCATTGGAGATACATGTTACATATTGTAATATAATatcatatataataataatatataataataataaatgccatttagcagacacttttttcCAAAGCCACTTACAGTCATTAAATAGTGTTCTATTTAATTCTACTATGTAGTGTGAGTGGTTCTACAGTTTTTGACTGTCAATTGTTTCCCTAGGTGCTTGTCATCTGGTGTTAGCGAGAGGATGACATGTGCACTGGCTCAGTCACCTCCAACCCCCTGGATTGAAGGAGAGAATATGTTTGCAGTGCTTTAGTCACTGTGGGTGACAGCTCCCTTGCCTAGCTAATTG is a window from the Oncorhynchus tshawytscha isolate Ot180627B linkage group LG14, Otsh_v2.0, whole genome shotgun sequence genome containing:
- the LOC112267169 gene encoding gamma-sarcoglycan isoform X2 yields the protein MDPPGHVVKHRMGHLKVTAEGVRLEDGKSEFLFPLYAQEIHSRVDSSLLVHSSENVTLNARNENNDVTGSLSVGPDVAQGNALNFVISSNTKTLFSADDKEVVVGTDTLRVTGPEGAQFEHSVETPLLRAEPFKDLRLESPTRSLSMDAPKGVFVKALAGNIEAASNMDILLHSSEGLVILDAETVRLPSLPLGHGGVSGNAQVLYEVCVCPSGKLFLSKAGVTSMCSESQEC